In Athalia rosae chromosome 6, iyAthRosa1.1, whole genome shotgun sequence, one DNA window encodes the following:
- the LOC105683489 gene encoding DNA methyltransferase 1-associated protein 1 isoform X1 has product MADVRDILDIEVPTTPEVTKEAIFGGDKKNRKKYEYKVPKRPEGMHREVFALLCKDNNEVPPLFPTDTGKGYKQTKAKLGMRKVRPWKWTPFTNPARTDGAVFHHWRRVADAGKEYPFAKFNKKVPIPSYTDGEYVQHLVTSGWTRSETDHLFDLCRRFDLRFIIIRDRWDRNKFPDRSVEDLKERYYQVCAALTRAKSHNDKVYTFDAEHEKRRKEQLKKLFDRTPEQVEEEQTLLAELRKIEQRKKERDRKTQDLQKLITAADHQVDSRKTERKSTKKNNSSNRNRPAKVDSANVSFVLNSHCYFSTGACRSLMIFSITNNFQVVESAGIKFPDFKNSGVSLRSQRIKLPSSLGQKKMKSIEQMLTELHLELNPPPTEQICQQFNELRSDIVLHYELKGALATCDYELQSLRHQYEALAPGKTLTIPPSLLPKVIPEVKADIIDVVGSPSIPNVTQ; this is encoded by the exons ATGGCGGACGTTCGTGATATTTTAGACATCGAAGTACCAACAACTCCTGAGGTGACAAAAGAGGCAATATTTGGAGGGGacaagaaaaacagaaaaaaatatgagtaCAAAGTTCCAAAGCGGCCCGAAGGCATGCACAGAGAGGTTTTTGCTCTACTTTGCAAGGACAACAATGAAGTTCCGCCACTCTTCCCTACGGACACTGGAAAAGGTTACAAGCAAACAAAGGCAAAACTTGGAATGCGCAAAGTTAGGCCTTGGAAGTGGACTCCATTCACTAATCCTGCTAGAACTGATGGTGCCGTATTTCATCACTGGAGACGAGTTGCAGATGCTGGAAAAGAGTACCCTTTTgcaaaattcaacaaaaaagtTCCAATCCCTTCGTACACTGATGGCGAATATGTTCAGCATTTAGTAACGAGTGGATGGACTAGGTCAGAAACAGATCACTTATTTGATTTGTGCAGAAGATTTGATCTTAGGTTTATCATCATCAGAGATAGATGGGATCGTAACAAATTCCCAGATAGATCAGTTGAAGATCTGAAGGAACG ctATTATCAAGTCTGCGCTGCTTTGACAAGAGCAAAATCCCACAATGATAAAGTTTATACGTTCGATGCGGAGCATGAGAAGAGACGAAAGGAGCaactgaaaaaattgtttgataGAACACCTGAACAAGTGGAAGAGGAGCAGACTTTATTGGCTGaattacgaaaaattgaacagcgaaaaaaagaaagggatcGTAAGACCCAAGATCTACAAAAGCTCATCACCGCAGCAGATCATCAAGTCGATTCTAGGAAAACTGAAAGGAAAtctaccaaaaaaaataatagctcAAATAGAAATAGACCTGCTAAGGTTGATTCCGCTAATGTGAGTTTTGTCTTGAATAGTCATTGCTATTTTTCAACTGGAGCTTGTCGTTCTCTGATGATATTCTCAATAACCAATAATTTCCAGGTCGTCGAATCAGCTGGAATCAAGTTTCCTGACTTCAAAAATAGCGGAGTGAGTCTTCGTTCACAAAGGATCAAGTTACCCAGCAGTCTTGgccagaaaaaaatgaaaagcattGAACAAATGCTCACTGAGCTTCATTTGG AATTAAATCCTCCACCAACGGAACAGATCTGTCAACAGTTCAACGAATTGCGTAGCGATATCGTACTCCACTATGAGCTCAAGGGTGCTCTAGCTACTTGTGACTATGAGCTACAGTCATTGCGACATCAATATGAAGCATTAGCTCCTGGCAAG ACTTTAACTATTCCACCCTCACTTCTGCCCAAAGTTATACCTGAAGTGAAAGCAGATATTATCGATGTCGTCGGATCGCCTAGTATACCCAATGTAACCCAATAG
- the LOC105683489 gene encoding DNA methyltransferase 1-associated protein 1 isoform X2: MADVRDILDIEVPTTPEVTKEAIFGGDKKNRKKYEYKVPKRPEGMHREVFALLCKDNNEVPPLFPTDTGKGYKQTKAKLGMRKVRPWKWTPFTNPARTDGAVFHHWRRVADAGKEYPFAKFNKKVPIPSYTDGEYVQHLVTSGWTRSETDHLFDLCRRFDLRFIIIRDRWDRNKFPDRSVEDLKERYYQVCAALTRAKSHNDKVYTFDAEHEKRRKEQLKKLFDRTPEQVEEEQTLLAELRKIEQRKKERDRKTQDLQKLITAADHQVDSRKTERKSTKKNNSSNRNRPAKVDSANVVESAGIKFPDFKNSGVSLRSQRIKLPSSLGQKKMKSIEQMLTELHLELNPPPTEQICQQFNELRSDIVLHYELKGALATCDYELQSLRHQYEALAPGKTLTIPPSLLPKVIPEVKADIIDVVGSPSIPNVTQ, translated from the exons ATGGCGGACGTTCGTGATATTTTAGACATCGAAGTACCAACAACTCCTGAGGTGACAAAAGAGGCAATATTTGGAGGGGacaagaaaaacagaaaaaaatatgagtaCAAAGTTCCAAAGCGGCCCGAAGGCATGCACAGAGAGGTTTTTGCTCTACTTTGCAAGGACAACAATGAAGTTCCGCCACTCTTCCCTACGGACACTGGAAAAGGTTACAAGCAAACAAAGGCAAAACTTGGAATGCGCAAAGTTAGGCCTTGGAAGTGGACTCCATTCACTAATCCTGCTAGAACTGATGGTGCCGTATTTCATCACTGGAGACGAGTTGCAGATGCTGGAAAAGAGTACCCTTTTgcaaaattcaacaaaaaagtTCCAATCCCTTCGTACACTGATGGCGAATATGTTCAGCATTTAGTAACGAGTGGATGGACTAGGTCAGAAACAGATCACTTATTTGATTTGTGCAGAAGATTTGATCTTAGGTTTATCATCATCAGAGATAGATGGGATCGTAACAAATTCCCAGATAGATCAGTTGAAGATCTGAAGGAACG ctATTATCAAGTCTGCGCTGCTTTGACAAGAGCAAAATCCCACAATGATAAAGTTTATACGTTCGATGCGGAGCATGAGAAGAGACGAAAGGAGCaactgaaaaaattgtttgataGAACACCTGAACAAGTGGAAGAGGAGCAGACTTTATTGGCTGaattacgaaaaattgaacagcgaaaaaaagaaagggatcGTAAGACCCAAGATCTACAAAAGCTCATCACCGCAGCAGATCATCAAGTCGATTCTAGGAAAACTGAAAGGAAAtctaccaaaaaaaataatagctcAAATAGAAATAGACCTGCTAAGGTTGATTCCGCTAAT GTCGTCGAATCAGCTGGAATCAAGTTTCCTGACTTCAAAAATAGCGGAGTGAGTCTTCGTTCACAAAGGATCAAGTTACCCAGCAGTCTTGgccagaaaaaaatgaaaagcattGAACAAATGCTCACTGAGCTTCATTTGG AATTAAATCCTCCACCAACGGAACAGATCTGTCAACAGTTCAACGAATTGCGTAGCGATATCGTACTCCACTATGAGCTCAAGGGTGCTCTAGCTACTTGTGACTATGAGCTACAGTCATTGCGACATCAATATGAAGCATTAGCTCCTGGCAAG ACTTTAACTATTCCACCCTCACTTCTGCCCAAAGTTATACCTGAAGTGAAAGCAGATATTATCGATGTCGTCGGATCGCCTAGTATACCCAATGTAACCCAATAG
- the LOC105683488 gene encoding major facilitator superfamily domain-containing protein 12-like — MEGSTNSITNDYTEIVRRLPCKLKISYGVGHVLNDICASMWFTYLLVFFHLVLGFSAILSGIILLIGQIADALATPFVGLHSDKNDDFWLCRYGRRKTWHLLGTVCILVSFPFIFSPCINCEGSHQWAQVIYYSGFVIIFQFGWAAVQISHLSLIPDLTPTEHERTELTAIRYSFTVFANVLVYCIIWGVLHVTSGTADSQIGPKDVHHFQTVVLIGLFVGTITSLIFHFGVKEGPLCDTTGPLRRNTRSAGTLLKDIQLYQVAGVYMPTRLFVNLSQVYVPLYLHESLNMAATSLATIPLTMFISSFAASLVIEKLNTNLGRKIAYAIGVILGIGACLWIRLGSGETYVTYEIYPVSMLLGTGGSIMLVTSLGVTADLIGQSTESGAFVYGVMSFTDKLSNGLVVGVIQSMCTTHCPGYYRDVLTFACGGAALFGLLMLILIKPFKHDQDCRTLSEPEVIDPETIED; from the exons ATGGAGGGCTCAACAAATTCTATAACAAATGACTATACCGAGATTGTCAGGAGGCTACCTTGCAAACTCAAAATATCATACGGTGTGGGCCATGTGTTAAATGATATTTGTGCTTCGATGTGGTTTACTTATCTCTTAGTATTCTTTCACTTGGTACTTGGCTTCAGCGCTATTTTGTCTGGAATCATATTACTGATCGGGCAAATTGCTGATGCCCTTGCTACTCCTTTTGTTGGATTACATTCGgataaaaatgacgatttCTGGTTGTGCCGTTATGGCAGGAGGAAAACATGGCATTTGTTAG GAACGGTCTGTATCCTAGTTTCATTCCCATTCATATTTTCTCCTTGTATAAATTGTGAGGGATCGCATCAATGGGCCCAGGTAATATACTACTCGGGATTTgtcattatatttcaattcGGCTGGGCCGCAGTGCAGATATCTCATCTCTCATTGATTCCTGACCTGACACCAACGGAACATGAAAGAACAGAACTCACCGCAATCAG GTATAGTTTTACAGTATTTGCAAACGTACTTGTTTACTGTATAATTTGGGGGGTCCTTCATGTAACGAGTGGTACCGCAGATTCGCAGATAGGTCCAAAAGACGTTCATCATTTTCAGACAGTTGTACTGATTGGATTATTCGTTGGCACGATCACTTCTCTAATATTCCATTTCGGTGTTAAAGAAGGTCCCTTGTGCGACACAACAG GACCTCTACGCCGCAATACAAGATCAGCTGGTACTCTGTTAAAGGATATTCAGCTCTACCAAGTCGCCGGTGTATACATGCCCACCAgattattcgttaatttatcACAAGTATATGTCCCGCTATATTTGCACGAATCTCTCAATATGGCCGCAACATCATTAGCCACGATACCGTTGACTATGTTCATCAGCAGTTTTGCAGCATCTCTGGTAATCGAAAAGTTGAACACTAAtttaggaagaaaaatagcGTACGCTATTGGCGTGATTCTTGGCATTGGTGCCTGTCTATGGATCAGACTTGGAAGTGGAGAAACATATGTTACGTACGAAATATACCCAGTATCAATGTTGCTAG GTACCGGTGGTTCTATCATGTTAGTTACCAGTCTAGGAGTGACTGCAGACTTAATTGGGCAAAGCACAGAGAGTGGAGCATTTGTGTATGGTGTAATGAGTTTCACTGATAAACTCAGCAATGGCTTGGTTGTCGGCGTGATTCAGTCCAT GTGTACAACTCACTGTCCAGGATACTACAGAGACGTTCTGACCTTTGCTTGCGGAGGCGCAGCGCTTTTCGGTTTGCTGATGTTAATCCTCATAAAACCTTTCAAACATGATCAAG atTGTCGAACACTCTCCGAGCCCGAGGTCATAGATCCTGAGACGATAGAAGATTGA